The genomic interval GTTGGACTATCAGACAATGAGGCCATTCTTAATAAAATGGTTGAGAGCCTGCCAGCTACCACAAGTTGGATTTCATGGTTTTAGACATTCTCATGCTAGCCTTCTACTTAATGCTGATGTTCCCTATAAAGAGATACAAGAACGCTTAGGACACGCAAGCATAAAAATGACTATGGACACATACAGCCACCTTGAATCTGACAATAAAATAAAAGCAGTTGAACGCTTTGAATCAATTGCAAATTTCTAGTAAAAAAATGCTACTCGTAATAAATCTCGTAATAAATTTAGCTTTTTTAAAAAACAAAATCTCTACAACGTAGATATACCAGTATTTAACGAGGTTTTTCTTATTACACATACGGCATTCAATCAGTGTTTTTTTGTGTATCAAAAATTAGACAAATCAATAATAAATCTAGGCTACGGGACTATATAGTTAAATAGAACGGCTTTAGAGCTTTAGATTTGTTTTTGCATTTATTTGTTAACAATTTTTGTTAATTTATTCGTTGGATAATTTTTGTAGAATAAAGATACCTCAAATGTGTAGACCTTACACGAATAATAAAAGGTCAGTCTAACTTTGTTTGTACCTAGATATGTACTTCAAACTATCTTTCGATTTTGAAAGCCCATAGTTTAACTTCTATGAGTTTTTTGTTTGTAAAAGGATATGAATCTAAAAGGAGTAAAGATTTATGCTGATTAGAAATTATGAATCAAAAGATTTAGATGAAGTTATTAATCTGTTTAAAAACACTATTTTTGAAATAAATATTTCTGATTATACTTTGGAACAGGTTAAAGCTTGGGTTGACGTTGACACAGAGTTATTTGATGATAATCTTGGCAAAACCTACGCCAGAGTCATTTCTAATCATGAGCAGTTAGTAGGATTTGGTAACATTGATGATAAAGGATATATTGATTTATTTTATGTCAGTGCAGATTATCAAAGGCAGGGAGTAGGGCAAAAACTTCTAAATGATCTAGAAAAAAGTTCGAATTATACTAGCTTTATGGTTAATTCATCTATTACTACTAAGCCCTTCTTTGAAAAAATGGGCTATAAAGAAACAAAAAAGAACTGTGTACACTTGCGAAGGCAAAATTTTGTTAACTTTACTTTAAAAAAAGTTGTTGAATAAAGTTGATTTTATTTAACAACTTAAAATAACGTGCAGGCACTGAGCCACGTAAAAAGCTGATAGGAGTATTGTTATTATGGCAACGAAAACAGTTAACAAACATTTGTTTGTATGGTTAGGAAGTTTTCTATTTGGGGGATTTGGGGTTGACCGTTTTATGCGAGGACAAATTGGAGTGGGAATTTGTAAATTGTTATTCAACTGGGCTACTTTTGGAATTTGGTCTTTTGTTGATTGGATTGTAGCCTTGGTCAAGGCTTATAGTACTTACAACGATACTGAAGATATTACATTTATTAATGGTGGATATTCTAGATAAAAGCTCATCTATTTGAGTTCTTTCTCAAATTTCTTTTAGGAGTTTATAAATAAAAAATAGACCAATTATTGGCCTATTTTTTATTTATTTTATCAACTAAATCTAAAAGGAATTCATTGACACTTGGGTAAATGGCTTCTTCACCAACCATGCTAATAAGTCCAGTTCTCTTAAATGATTCTTTTAATTTAGGATTCATTGAGGCGAAGACGATTTGGCGTTCTTCCTTATGAAAAATACTGTAAATATCAATCAATAGTTTTATAGAAGTGACGTCAATCATTGGTACACCTCTTAGAGAAAGAACAACATTAGTATTTGCTGGAAGTTCATCAATTGCTTGTTTTAACTTGCTACTATTTAAAAAGAAAAGCGGGCCAGAGATATAAATAACTGTCCAATCAGTAAATACTTCATGATGATTTTGACTGATTCGTTCGGGTTCAATTTGTGAACTATTAATCTCAATTTGGGAAATTTTTACGATAAAGAGTAAGAAACCAACAATGATTCCTGCTAATATTGCAGTACTTAAATCGAAAATAACAGTGATAATCATCGTTACAAAAAATTCGATGATTCCACTTTTTAATTTATTTTTGAATAAGAAACGAATGGCTTCCCACTCGTTCATTCTTACGGCGGTCATGATAAGAACACCAGCAAGGGCACTTAGTGGAATATGAGTCATAAATGGTGCAAATAGAAACATTGAGAGGAGAAGAATAAGGGCGTGAATAATACCAGTTAAGCGAGTTTGAGCACCTGCTTTTATAGCTACACTTGTTCGAGCAATTGCGGCTGTTGCTGGAATTCCTCCGAAAAAGGGAATGAAAATATTTCCGATTCCTTGAGCAACGAGTTCTTGGTTATTGTCCATTGGGTGATTGGTTGCACGGCCTGCTGAGGCACCACAAAGGAGACTTTCGGTCATTCCAAGTACGGTAATGCTTATGGCTGGGATAAGTAGAGTTTTCATATCTTGAAGATTCAATTCAGTCAAACGTAGATGAGCTTGGGGAATAAGGGTGGTTGGAATTTTTCCTACTAAAGGAATATCTAGTTTTAGAGCAAGGACTGCTAAAGTTGACAGAAGGATAGCCAACAATGAAGCTGGGAATTTTTTACCCCATGATTTAGGATAGAAAATCATTAATAAGATTGTTAAAAGTCCAATAATTGTTGAAGGATAATCAATGTGTAAGCCAGAGATAAATTTCATTAAATCAAAAAAAGAACCTGTAAAATGTTCTATTCCGAAAAAGTTTTTAATTTGTCCGCTGGCAATGATGATGGCAATACCAGAAGTAAAACCTGTTATTACTGGTGAGGGAATAAGTGAAATTAAATTTCCTAAACGGAAAATACCAGCGAGTAATAGAAAGATTCCTGCCATAAAAGTAGCAATAAATATTCCATTCATTCCGTATTTACCAATGAGTGAAATTAAAATAGCCGCCATTGCTCCTGTTGGACCAGAAATTTGATAGAAAGCTCCAGAAAGTGAGCTAATAATTATACCTGCAACAATGGCTGTTATAAGTCCGGCTGCGGCTGTTGTACCACTTGATACACCGAAGGCAAGGGCTAGAGGGAGGGCAACGGCGGCTACAGTAATTCCTGCCATCAAATCTTGTAAGAATTTTCGTCGGTTGTAGTCTTTGAATTCTGAGTTAATAATACATAAAAATTGTTTAATCATAATAATTCCTTTAATTTTTTATCACAATATTCTATGATAACAGAGATGAGTAATCATATCAAATAATTATCGGAATCGAAATGAAATCAAGATTAGGTAAATTTCTTGTAATTAAAAAACCAGAAAATAAATTTTTTACTAATATCTAATGAAAAATAGAAGAATAACTGCTAAAATGATGATAGAGATTTTATTAGGAGAGGAAGATAATGATAATTAAAACAATAAATTTGGAAAACTATAAAGAAGTTACTGAACTTATTCGTGAATCTTTTAGTCAGTCAGAACATGGTTATGGTAATGAGGCTGAACTTGTTGATAAAATTCGTAATGAAGAAGGTTATATCAAAGATTTGGAAATTGTTGCTTTTGAAGATGGTAAAATCGTTGGTCACGGTCTTTTGAGTGAGGTAGAGATAGTAAGTGACTCACAAAAATTCAAAGGTTTGGTCTTAGCTCCTCTTGATGTTTTAACTACTTACCAAGGTAAAGGAATTGGGGCAGCAGTATTATTGGAACTTGAAAAAAGAGCAAAAATTTTGGATTATCCGTTTATTAGTATTTTAGGTCATGAAACTTATTATCCTAAGTTTGGTTATGTACCAGCAAGTCAATATCAAATCAAAGCACCTTTTGAAGTTTCTGATGAGAACTTTATGATTAAAGAATTAACTGACGGTGGCTTAGAAGGAAAATCAGGAGTAATTCACTACTCAGAAGCCTTTAACTAAGTAACAATTGAGTTTAAAACTCTTTGTTAGTAACTCTATATTTAAGACTTAAATAATAAAAATTCTTGCATTTTGGTCTATAAATCGGTATAATAAGCTAGTAAGTTGGCCCGGTAGCTCAGTTGGCTTGAAGCACTGCTTCAAGGTTGCGGATAGAAAAATTGCGAAGCAATTTATCATTACTACCACAGAATTTTAGAATTCTAGAAGTGGTCACAAAATATTCAACTTTTTATAAGTTGGCCCGGTAGCTCAGTTGGTAGAGCAGTAGACTCTTAATCTATGGGTCCAGGGTTCGAGCCCCTGCCGAGCCATAAATAGTAAAAGCACTCTAAATTTTTAAAAGTTTAGAGTGCTTTTTTTACTGACAGAAATCTGTCAGTAAAGTAAATAGTCTGAAAATAGTGTATAATATTGTCAAAAGATTTCTGTCAGTAGAACAGGATGTAAGTAGAGGATGTTTTATGGATTTATTAAAAAAATTTAACCCTAATTTAGATAAAATTGAAATTTCATTGATTCGTCAGTTTGACCAACAGGTTTCATCTATTCCTGATATTATTAAGTTGACTTTGGGAGAACCTGATTTTTATACGCCTGAGCATGTTAAACAAGCAGGGATTGCGGCGATTGAAAATAATCAAAGTCATTATACTGGAATGGCTGGTTTACTAGAACTACGTCAGGCAGCTAGTGAATTTATGAATAAAAAATATGGTTTATCTTATGCAGCAGAAGATGAAATTTTAGTTACTGTTGGAGTAACGGAAGCCATTTCTAGTGTTTTGTTATCAATTTTGGTTGCTGGTGATGAAGTTTTGATTCCCGCGCCTGCATATCCTGGTTATGAGCCATTAATTACGCTTGCTGGCGGTTCTTTGGTTGAAATTGATACAAGAGCTAATGATTTTGTTCTTACGCCTGAGATGCTTGAACAAGCGATTGTCGAGCGTGAGGGAAAAGTTAAGGCCGTTATTTTGAATTATCCAGCAAATCCTACAGGGGTAACTTATAATCGGGGGCAAATTAAGGCTTTAGCTGAAGTTTTGAAAAAGCATGAAGTATTTGTGATTGCTGATGAAGTTTATTCTGAACTAAATTATACTGACCAACCGCATGTGTCAATTGCTGAATATGCACCTGAGCAAACAATCGTACTTAATGGTTTATCAAAATCGCATGCGATGACTGGTTGGCGGATTGGATTAATCTTTGCAGCGCGTGAATTAGTGGCACAGATTATTAAGACTCACCAATATTTGGTGACTTCGGCTTCAACTCAGTCACAGTTTGCAGCGATTGAAGCTTTGAAAAATGGTGCTGATGATGCTCTTCCGATGAAAAAAGAATATCTTAAACGTCGTGATTATATTATTGAAAAGATGTCAGACCTTGGTTTCAAAATTATTGAACCAGATGGAGCTTTCTACATTTTTGCAAAAATTCCAGCTGATTTAGAACAAGATTCATTCAAATTTGCTGTGGATTTTGCAAAAGAAAATGCAGTTGCCATTATTCCTGGTATCGCTTTTGGTCAGTACGGTGAAGGATTTGTCCGCTTATCTTATGCGGCTTCAATGGATATGATTGAGCAAGCAATGGCAAGATTGACGGATTATGTGACTAAAAAACGTGGCTGAGCAATCTGTCAGTAAAATTAAAAATCATTGATAACAGTTAGAAGAGTTGTCAGTGATTTTTTTGATATAATGAAATAAAATATCGAAAGGAGAAAATCATGCGTGATGCCGAAACTCAAGGTCTAGTGCTTTACAGTCGTAATTACAAAGAAAAAGATAAATTGGTCAAAATTTTTACAGAGTCTTTTGGTAAACGGATGTTTTTTGTCAAAAATTTTGGAAAATCGCCTTATGCTAGTTCCTTACAAGCTTTTACTGATGGAAAATTGACGGCAACGATTAATGACGGGGGATTTTCTTTTATCGAGGATGTCAGTGAAGTGGTCGTTTATAAAAATATTAGTTCAGATATTTTCATCAATGCTCATGCTTCTTATATCATAAGTTTGGCTGATGCGGCCATTTCTGATAATCAATACGACCCAGGGCTTTATGGATTTCTAAAGCGAAGTTTAGAGCTTTTAGATCAAGGATTTGATATGGAAGTCGTGACTAACATTTTTGAATTACAAGTTCTTCATCGTTTTGGGATTTCTTTGAACTTCTCAGAATGTGCATTTTGTCATAAAACCGTTGGACCCTTTGATTTTTCTTATAAATTTAGTGGCTGCCTTTGTCCCCAACATTTTGAAGAAGATTTACGACGGAGTCATCTTGACCCAAATGTGATTTATTTGGTCAATCTTTTTCAAGAAATATCTTTAGATGAACTCAAAAAAATCTCGATAAAAGCAGATATGAAACTAAAAATTCGTCAATTTATTGATGGGCTATATGATGAATATGTCGGAATTCATCTCAAATCCAAAAAATTCTTGGACGGAATGTCTGGTTGGGCAGATATTATGAAATAAATCTGTGGATAAGTCGCTAGAAGTTCTGTCAGTAAATTTATCCACAGTGGAAAACTTAAAATTACTGACAGAAACCTCTAAATATTTCTGTCAGTAAAAAATGAGGATAATTTATGGACTCAAAATCATGGGGAAGAGTTTTTCGTGAAATTCGCGAAATGAAAAATTTGTCATTAGCCAAAGTTGCAGGAGATTATGAGAATTCACCAAATTTTATTACTTCAAAGCAACAAGTTTCACGTTTTGAACTTGGTAAATCTGATATCACACTTACAAAAATTTACTGACAGATTTTCCGTTAGTAAATTTATCCATAGAAAAAATCACTGACAAATCCGTCAGTGATTTTTAATTTTATTAAACGTGAATTGGTAAGCCATCAGCCAATTCAGCTGTATCCATAATCGCTTCACCAAGTGTTGGGTGAGGTTGGATAGTCAATGAAATGTCTTTAGAAGTCAATCCATTTTCAATCGCTAGTGATAAACCAGAAATCAAGTCAGATGCACCAGGGCCAACGATTTGAGCACCGATTAAGGCCCCTTCTTTAGTTTCAGTAATCAAACGTAAGAAACCAGTGGTATCATTCATTGAAATGGCACGGCCATTTGCAGCAAATGGGAACTTAGAAATTTTAACATCTTTACGGTCTTTAACTGATTCAGGCGTTTCTCCAACTGTTGCCAATTCAGTTGTTGTATAAGCTACAGCAGGCAAAGCAACGTGTAAGTCCACGTCGTCCTCAGCTCCAGCAATCGCAGCAGCAGCAACTTTAGCTTGGAAAGAAGCTTTGTGAGCGAGCATTGGACCAGGAACCACATCACCGATTGCATAAATGTGAGGAACATTAGTTGCATAAGAATCATCAACTTCAATCAAACCACGGTCAGTCAATTTAACATCAGTATTGTTCAAGCCGATTAAATCAGTATTTGGACGACGTCCAACAGAAACGAGTAAGTAATCACCAGTCACTGTTTGTTCTTTTCCATCAACCTCAAAAGTCAAAGTTACATCTTTATCAGTTTGAGTAGCTGATTTAGCCATTGCTGAAGTAAAGATTTCAGAACCAGCAGATTTAACGCGATTAGCAATGATATCAGACATTTCTTTATCAAACCCGTTTAAAATGTGGTCCAAACCTTCAACAATTGTAATCTTAGAACCAAGCATACGGTAAGCTCCACCAAGCTCAGAACCAATAACTCCTCCCCCAACAATAATCAAATGTTTAGGAACTTCTGGAAGTGACAAAGCACCAGTAGAGTCAATAATGCGACCACCAAATGGGAAAGAAGGAATTTCGATAGGACGTGAACCAGTTGAGATAATCACATCATTAAATTGCAAAAGTTGGAACCCATCTTCTTGTTCAACATTTATTGTATTGTTATCAATAAATTCTGCAATTCCTTGAATCACGTCAACTTTGTGTTTTTTAAGTAGCATTTTAACGCCACCTGTCAACTGGTTGACAACTTTATCTTGTTTCCATTTTTGGGCAGATTCCCAGTTTAATTTAACATTTCCGACAGAAAGACCAAAAGGATTTTCTCCTTTTTCTTCCTCCAAAGATTCTTGGTAATGATGACCAATATTAATCAATGCTTTTGATGGGATACAACCAATATTTAAACAAACCCCACCAACATTATCTTTTTCAATAATTGTAACTTTTTTACCAAGTTCAGCCGCACGGATGGCTGCAACATAACCACCAGGGCCTGAACCAATAACAACCAAATCAACTTCTGTTGCTTGTGCACCAACAACCATAATATATCCTCTTTCTTGTAAACATTAGTGTCAACTTGAATTTACAATACTGTAAACTAGTTTTTTAAATCTATGACAGAAAGGAACGAAAAAATATTTTTTCGTTCCTTTACTAATAAGACAATTAGCGAGTATCCTCTAGGAGACACGCCTGTAA from Lactococcus lactis carries:
- a CDS encoding helix-turn-helix domain-containing protein, which translates into the protein MDSKSWGRVFREIREMKNLSLAKVAGDYENSPNFITSKQQVSRFELGKSDITLTKIY
- a CDS encoding GNAT family N-acetyltransferase, with the translated sequence MIIKTINLENYKEVTELIRESFSQSEHGYGNEAELVDKIRNEEGYIKDLEIVAFEDGKIVGHGLLSEVEIVSDSQKFKGLVLAPLDVLTTYQGKGIGAAVLLELEKRAKILDYPFISILGHETYYPKFGYVPASQYQIKAPFEVSDENFMIKELTDGGLEGKSGVIHYSEAFN
- a CDS encoding pyridoxal phosphate-dependent aminotransferase; translation: MDLLKKFNPNLDKIEISLIRQFDQQVSSIPDIIKLTLGEPDFYTPEHVKQAGIAAIENNQSHYTGMAGLLELRQAASEFMNKKYGLSYAAEDEILVTVGVTEAISSVLLSILVAGDEVLIPAPAYPGYEPLITLAGGSLVEIDTRANDFVLTPEMLEQAIVEREGKVKAVILNYPANPTGVTYNRGQIKALAEVLKKHEVFVIADEVYSELNYTDQPHVSIAEYAPEQTIVLNGLSKSHAMTGWRIGLIFAARELVAQIIKTHQYLVTSASTQSQFAAIEALKNGADDALPMKKEYLKRRDYIIEKMSDLGFKIIEPDGAFYIFAKIPADLEQDSFKFAVDFAKENAVAIIPGIAFGQYGEGFVRLSYAASMDMIEQAMARLTDYVTKKRG
- a CDS encoding TM2 domain-containing protein, encoding MATKTVNKHLFVWLGSFLFGGFGVDRFMRGQIGVGICKLLFNWATFGIWSFVDWIVALVKAYSTYNDTEDITFINGGYSR
- a CDS encoding SulP family inorganic anion transporter; translation: MIKQFLCIINSEFKDYNRRKFLQDLMAGITVAAVALPLALAFGVSSGTTAAAGLITAIVAGIIISSLSGAFYQISGPTGAMAAILISLIGKYGMNGIFIATFMAGIFLLLAGIFRLGNLISLIPSPVITGFTSGIAIIIASGQIKNFFGIEHFTGSFFDLMKFISGLHIDYPSTIIGLLTILLMIFYPKSWGKKFPASLLAILLSTLAVLALKLDIPLVGKIPTTLIPQAHLRLTELNLQDMKTLLIPAISITVLGMTESLLCGASAGRATNHPMDNNQELVAQGIGNIFIPFFGGIPATAAIARTSVAIKAGAQTRLTGIIHALILLLSMFLFAPFMTHIPLSALAGVLIMTAVRMNEWEAIRFLFKNKLKSGIIEFFVTMIITVIFDLSTAILAGIIVGFLLFIVKISQIEINSSQIEPERISQNHHEVFTDWTVIYISGPLFFLNSSKLKQAIDELPANTNVVLSLRGVPMIDVTSIKLLIDIYSIFHKEERQIVFASMNPKLKESFKRTGLISMVGEEAIYPSVNEFLLDLVDKINKK
- the lpdA gene encoding dihydrolipoyl dehydrogenase, giving the protein MVVGAQATEVDLVVIGSGPGGYVAAIRAAELGKKVTIIEKDNVGGVCLNIGCIPSKALINIGHHYQESLEEEKGENPFGLSVGNVKLNWESAQKWKQDKVVNQLTGGVKMLLKKHKVDVIQGIAEFIDNNTINVEQEDGFQLLQFNDVIISTGSRPIEIPSFPFGGRIIDSTGALSLPEVPKHLIIVGGGVIGSELGGAYRMLGSKITIVEGLDHILNGFDKEMSDIIANRVKSAGSEIFTSAMAKSATQTDKDVTLTFEVDGKEQTVTGDYLLVSVGRRPNTDLIGLNNTDVKLTDRGLIEVDDSYATNVPHIYAIGDVVPGPMLAHKASFQAKVAAAAIAGAEDDVDLHVALPAVAYTTTELATVGETPESVKDRKDVKISKFPFAANGRAISMNDTTGFLRLITETKEGALIGAQIVGPGASDLISGLSLAIENGLTSKDISLTIQPHPTLGEAIMDTAELADGLPIHV
- the recO gene encoding DNA repair protein RecO, translating into MRDAETQGLVLYSRNYKEKDKLVKIFTESFGKRMFFVKNFGKSPYASSLQAFTDGKLTATINDGGFSFIEDVSEVVVYKNISSDIFINAHASYIISLADAAISDNQYDPGLYGFLKRSLELLDQGFDMEVVTNIFELQVLHRFGISLNFSECAFCHKTVGPFDFSYKFSGCLCPQHFEEDLRRSHLDPNVIYLVNLFQEISLDELKKISIKADMKLKIRQFIDGLYDEYVGIHLKSKKFLDGMSGWADIMK
- a CDS encoding GNAT family N-acetyltransferase, which encodes MLIRNYESKDLDEVINLFKNTIFEINISDYTLEQVKAWVDVDTELFDDNLGKTYARVISNHEQLVGFGNIDDKGYIDLFYVSADYQRQGVGQKLLNDLEKSSNYTSFMVNSSITTKPFFEKMGYKETKKNCVHLRRQNFVNFTLKKVVE